Proteins found in one Panicum hallii strain FIL2 chromosome 4, PHallii_v3.1, whole genome shotgun sequence genomic segment:
- the LOC112889712 gene encoding uncharacterized protein LOC112889712, producing MGEVKEKVVMEILQDGEKRSSENSVPPAVLDLNEGFSEGSHGGEIGEDADDDNEEEEDDDDEGGSTSEVAGAGRSSSNSSTTNHNSRSNNKDHDMNSSSKGEGDGERAPTVRQYNRSKLPRLRWTPDLHMAFVHAVERLGGQERATPKLVLQMMNVRGLSIAHVKSHLQMYRSKKLDHESGHERAAISSVFSPMDFHMRRGDHRLYDMFFQRAAGSSISSRLLHNGGLFGSRSAVSPEASRLYGLLQRRQPTMQTFDFKNYSSLRNQEWTFSQHAATAGTINDHAPAKGLIHDMIFRKDGKPTSHLFDVRDAIASNRTSSAAAGAADHGGRVGSSDWIGSSSRPLSRTMSATASTGFALGSLHLLPRGRASTGSNGYHPNGDANTTSSDPMVTREALGSRLEAHLEPKNPSKVIGEMCTGTAAKRTKASMEENGGTPDLQLSLSPNVGRDADKQAKKRKILSIALSEQEEVDSDKMLPLSLSLSLRGGDSGGEGSGGDAGRLEAATGSSSSSKKAALGLSTLDLTMSIKALE from the exons ATGGGAGAGGTGAAAGAGAAGGTTGTGATGGAGATCCTGCAAGATGGTGAGAAGAGATCTTCGGAGAACTCTGTACCACCTGCAGTTCTGGACCTCAACGAGGGCTTCAGCGAGGGGAGTCATGGAGGGGAAATCGGCGAGGATGCTGATGATGacaacgaggaggaggaggacgacgacgatgaaGGCGGTAGCACAAGTGAAGTTGCAGGAGCGGGCAGGAGTTCAAGCAACAGCAGCACCACCAACCACAATTCCAGGAGCAACAACAAGGATCATGACATGAATAGCAGCAGCAAGGGCGAGGGCGACGGCGAGAGGGCGCCAACGGTGAGACAGTACAACCGGTCCAAGCTCCCCCGGCTCCGGTGGACGCCAGACCTGCACATGGCGTTCGTCCACGCCGTGGAGAGGCTGGGAGGTCAAGAGA GAGCAACCCCAAAGCTGGTGCTTCAGATGATGAACGTGAGGGGGCTCAGCATTGCTCATGTAAAAAGTCACTTACAG ATGTACAGAAGCAAGAAGTTGGACCACGAGTCTGGACACGAGAGAGCAGCCATCTCCTCCG TTTTCTCGCCCATGGACTTCCACATGAGGAGAGGAGACCATCGCTTGTATGACATGTTCTTCCAGCGAGCTGCCGGCTCGTCGATCTCCTCCAGGCTGCTCCACAACGGCGGGTTATTCGGGTCAAGAAGCGCCGTCTCGCCGGAGGCCAGCAGGCTCTACGGGCTCCTCCAACGCCGGCAGCCCACCATGCAAACCTTCGACTTCAAGAACTACAGTAGCCTCAG GAATCAGGAGTGGACGTTCAGCCAGCACGCGGCGACGGCTGGCACCATCAACGACCACGCCCCAGCGAAAGGGCTCATCCACGACATGATCTTCAGAAAGGACGGCAAGCCGACGTCGCATCTGTTCGACGTGCGGGATGCCATCGCCTCAAACCGGACGTCATCGGCAGCCGCTGGTGCTGCCGATCACGGCGGAAGGGTCGGGAGCTCTGATTGGATCGGCAGCAGCTCCCGGCCCCTGTCTAGGACAATGTCGGCAACAGCCTCCACGGGCTTTGCGTTGGGCAGTCTCCATCTCCTCCCTAGGGGGAGAGCCTCCACCGGTAGCAACGGCTACCACCCCAACGGCGACGCCAACACGACGTCGTCTGATCCCATGGTGACGCGGGAAGCCCTAGGCTCCCGGCTCGAG GCGCACCTAGAGCCCAAGAATCCGAGCAAAGTGATTGGCGAGATGTGCACCGGGACCGCGGCGAAGAGGACGAAGGCGTCAATGGAGGAGAACGGTGGGACGCCGGACTTGCAGCTGAGCTTGAGCCCCAACGTGGGAAGAGATGCCGACAAGCAGGCAAAGAAGAGGAAAATCCTAAGCATCGCGTTAAGTGAGCAGGAGGAGGTGGATAGCGATAAGATGCTGCCACTCTCGCTCTCGCTGTCACTCCGGGGCGGCgacagcggcggcgaggggagcgGCGGGGATGCCGGGAGGTTAGAGGCAGCGACAggtagtagcagcagcagcaagaagGCCGCTCTGGGGCTGAGTACTTTGGATCTGACCATGTCGATCAAGGCATTGGAGTGA